In Scomber japonicus isolate fScoJap1 chromosome 11, fScoJap1.pri, whole genome shotgun sequence, the genomic stretch aagagggaggaaggaaggagggaaggaaggaaggaaaagagggagcaaggaaggagggaaagaaggaaggtaggagtgagggagggagaaaggtaaaAAGGAAAGGGAatggggaaggaaagaaggaagggaggaaagaaagagagaaggaaaggaggaaagaagtaacagtcaaaacagatggggtcaatttgacccgggaggacgacacaaaggttaatattaatctaatttcttcttttcttaccTCTCCTGGACTTACTTAATCACATAATCTCTCCAAAATTGTACAAAGTTCATGAATCTTGAGCTGATACTGCCTCTGTTTGTCATATGCTTGTATAAAGCTCATCTACAATACCTTATTAAGTCACAGTACGTAGGTGTAATTCCTATTTTCAAGGCCGACTGAACACAAAGAGCTCTTTCTCAAGGACAGCTGACAATGAACAAAAGATTAAACAGATGATGTATTTCTGAGCTTACACAACCgatggaaaaaaacaagggCTGTCAGCTTTCAGTTAAagcgttaatcacgattagattaatgcaatccataacgcgttaattttttaaaatcgcattttaatgttgcaagccttttgtcccttctactcacccgtagacggctcctctagctgtagcgctatgctttgaagtggcctcctgcagtaaacctaccgcgctgatggaaagtaagagagctactggacttttgaacggcttgtttaactttaaaacacttccagacggttcagttgacaagtcaaaagtaaaatgcaacctgtgtcaaacggagtttaaccaccaccggagtacgtggagtttgagttagcacctccacgctaaacacccaggtgcagccaagtgagcctcagctccaccaaagtaccattttggagtgtgggagtcgcagcagagccgtgattgattcccagttaagacactctggtaagaaatgctttacattatgggcttaaaactgccttcaaatgtaaaataacaggattttaaacatgcaatttaaaacacgattaatcgtgattaactatggaaattctgcgattaatctcgattaaaaaaattaatcgtttaatcgacagccctaaaaaaacaaaacatggcaGTTTGAAACTTTTAGTGAACTGACCACGTTGACGGCATCGTAGAGGCGATCTGAGCGGATCGGCTGGTTGATGGAGGAACAGAGCTCCTGCAGAAGCATCACTGACTTCAGGCCCTCGGCCGTGCAGTCGGCCACGATCCAGCCACAGTCGCGGGTACTGAAGGGGAAACCTCCCTGACAAAAATCAACACAGGGGTAAACAGTGCAAACATgtacgaacacacacatataaacaggGAGGGCATTTTTTAGGGAGTTATAATCTTATCTAACGATGATGTGAAAGGTGTTCTTGTGTCATATAGTGTTACCTTGTTCATTTGTCTGTAGTATTTTTGGTATTCAGGAGGATTATCAGGAATCTAAAGGGAGTGGAAAACTTGTCAGGCAAAAGTAATCACTTGTGTCGAGGATCATATTACACTCTTTTTACCTTTAGCACACTTTAAAGTCTTTGATAGAGAAAAAAGTGACACATAAAAAAGCACTATCAAAAAAGTAATAGCAGCAGAATTCAATTTTCAAAGTCAaagtttgaataaaaacatttgttgcATAATTAACATGAGTGAATGTCAGTATAGTGGAGGATGAGGTTTTGGAGGATCGGTGGGTCGTACCTGCGTGTGGGCGAGAAACTGATGGGCGTCTCGGAGGCACTCAGCGAGTCTGGGGTTATCCTGGGCACCCGCCTGAAAGAAGACCCCAATAAACGATATATACATGAAACAGCTACATGATACATTTCAATCAGGATCCACTGCTAACCACAGTACTGAAACAActtctcttaaccctcctgttgtcctcaggtaaaggaaggacaggaagaaagggatgaggaatggaggaaggaaggaaaggagtaaggagggagggaggaagggaggaagaaaggaaggaaggaaaggagtaaggagggagggagggagggaggaagggaggaaggaaggaaggaaggaaggaaggaatgaaggaaggaagaaaggaatgaaggaatggagttaggagggagggaggaaggaaggaaggaaggaaggaaggaaggaaggaaggaacgaaggaatggagttaggagggagggaggaaggaaggaaggaaggaaggaaggaaggaaggaaggaaagaaggaaggaagaaaggaacgaagggaaggaataaggagggagggatttacaaaatctacatttcatcatttgataaaacatttccttcttgtcttagATTCCTGAGACAATCACATTccttttcttgtgtgttttatatacaTAACGTTGGATTGCTTGCATTAAAACTCTTATTTTTGAGTGTCCAGGTTTGGGTTACCTCGAGGAAAGCCTGCACAGCAAAGCAAGTATCCCAGAGTTGAGATCCGTTGGTTCCCTGTGCacaaggaaaaggagaaagtgGTCAAGTGTCTTCAATACATAAACAACTCAGTTTAAGTTAAATTCATCTAGtttgcaaaacaaaatacaaagcaTAGAGATAGAGTTAGTAGactaaaagaaaatgagtgaattTATTTAGCATCTTTCAAAGCCAATCTATATTTTCTGATGCTTGTCTGCATGTGAACTGGCTGAACTCCTTGTTTCTATTTTGAGCTCCTCAACGTTAAACTTCACGGTTCATGAACTTCCTTTGTAAAGAAACAGAACAGAGAACAATTGCTCACCTGCATTTTCAAGCCATCCAATCCCAACCTGGAACAGACAGAACGTACTGTTAGTCTGTCAGCGTCACATATCAGACATCACAAGAGATTTTCTTTAATACCAAATTCTGATCATCACTGATGGGACAGAAGTTAGTTTTGTGTTGGTTAAACATTGTTAGACTCCAGGCTGACTCACCAGAGGTAGTCTGGGATCCTGGAAACGTGCTCCTGAAAGACCGGAGAGGACGGGCCGTCCACGTACCAACGAACCAGCATGTTGATCGTCTTGGAGATCTGTAGATAAAGGCCAGAGTTTCATAACAGCAAGctactgtattttatatttgacacaCTTGTAACACATtaagtcttttctttttttcacttttgtgtGTATTCACACAAAAGTTGATGTCAtgtaatttgatgaaaaaaggtttaaataaacaaattaggAAACAAGtcctgactgaggttatcataattcatgcatgaaagggttaatctcCAAAAATTCtgcatgttttacttttttattgtattattatagaTAATTGTCTTAACTGTATTCCATATGCATTATTTGCTTTTGGATATACAGTgtcagtcaaaggtttggacacacctttaccttgaatgagaaagtatgTCTAAACtatgtgtgctgtgttttttttggcactGTGTCACATTACCGGTCCGATGCTGATACATTTAGTGAAGCGGTCGTCGGCTTGGATGTGATCGTACAGCTCTTTGACGGCCATCCCTCTCAGCGTGCTGCTGTGGTGGGCTTCATACACGTTCAGCaccactggggggggggggagagaacaGAGCGGTCACGAGGTCAGCTGACATCGCAGTGATTCACAGAAACGAGGTTTTTTGGGAAATcccagtaaagaaaaaaaacttcttcTTTATCATTGCAACAAACCGgcactgttgccatggttacggATAAACGTTTGAGATTTTTTGTGCAACTCAGCTGACTGTGTCTCCTCTACAGTTGCGGAAAGCATTACTAATCTGCAATGTGTCATCACCTGTAAGGTCAAACTTTCACCTGTGGAAAATAAATTTCGACACCACGTTACGCCATCTCTCCCCCACCTGCAGCTACATGTTTAGTGTAGGCGGAGGAGTTTATCATTATGGTGTGTAATATTCCGGGCATGCTTACTATAGGCGACGGTGAGCAGGGTGCTGTGAGGTGTGTATATGTCACAAGCTGCTACATTGTTCCTCTGAGCCGGCCAGTCGATGGTGGCGTAGTCTTGGACATAAagctcctaaaaaaaaaaaggagaagaaagaacacatagtcatattttataagaggttatggacattttttaaacatatttcattgCTGGTGGCATTTTTATCGACCCTACTTTGTGCTCATCAGAGTTCAGAGACtgtcataataatataaaaactcCACTGGCTGCTCCCTCGGCATAGTTTTTAGGTGAATCACAGAAAAGGAAAATTCCACACCTTGGATCTCCTGCGCTGATTTACAGACGGTTGAGAAGTTAAAAagatgagggggaaaaaatcataaatattaaataaacgAGTGGAGAAACATGAGAAATGCAGATGGTTTTATACAGGGCATGAGGGGTCACTCAATCATTTGTCAAGTATGAATAATGATGTGAATGATGTGAATGATGTGCCGTGTGGCGTTCACAGACATCAGATTTAAACCAAACTGTGAACATCTATGTGAGGTTTTAGAGACTCTGcatccagtagagttcagagactggGATCAGAGACAATTTAgctggtttttcctttaatatgtCACcaattttattaatataattagtCTGtgatgtttgttgtgttgtcaTTTGTCTTTTACAACCTCAAATTACCCAAACCTGCAACATTCAACATTCAGAGtgtgtaattattatttttttatcatcgTTCTGATTTATTCAGTATTATATTTAATCTTCAATTGAAAAAAATAGTTATATATATTGTTTCAAATAGTTCATTAACCTCTTTTaaccaagaaaaaaagcatttttaagACATGAGAAATTTGATAAACAGTATTTAGTTTTCAGTTTCTGTGTAGGAGTAAATGATTGAATGATTTTTGCTTTTAGCTTTTGCGTAAGTCCAAAAGTGTCTCAATAGATTTGTGCTCTGTGCTCTATATGACCATGTacttttgtaattttttttatcattattctgatttatttttccctcttttttttttactgtgtatttattctgtgtttatttcctctgtgtgaaGCTTGTTGGATAAATTAAGTTgtgtttaaagtgctatataaataaagttaaacaatcagttaattaataatcaatcaataGTAAGTTAAGTAGCAAGAATTTTGGAAatcaaaaggagggagggagaagggagggagggagggaaggagggaaggaaggaaggagggagggaaggaaggaaggaaggaaggagggagggaaggaaggaaggaatgaaggaaggaaggagggagggaaggaagaaggaaggagggaaggaaagaaggagggaaggaaggaaggagggacagagaaaaggaaagaaggacagaaggaaggggggaaggaaaggaaagaaggaaggaaggagggagggagagaaggaaagaaggacagaaggaagggaggaaagaaggaacagtcaaaacagacgggtcaatttgaccggggaggacgacaggaaggttaatctttgaaagtaaacacatagaaaacagCTAAATGCATCCAGGAATGAgaagcctaaccctaactctacacTCCTAAGGACTCTTCAGAGCTTCATCATTAACTTCTGGCTGTCAGTATGTCGCCCCCTTGTGGGATGTCGAGGCTTCAGCACCTGTCTGAGGCTGAGGACCAGCGAGTCCTCCTCTGCTGCCAGTCGGACAGCGTAGCAGTAACTCATGGGGAGGTAAACCTGGCGACAGTGACACCACAGGGTGGAGGGGTGGGCCGGCATCCAGGTGGGGAACAGCCTGGAAAAAACGACAAAAATGAATTTATACAGGAcaggaggaaaataaatgtttcccTTCTTCCCCGAGGCAACAGCGGTGACTCAGTCTGTGTACTGGAGCAACAtaactgtgttttcttttaaccTCGGCTGAGATTTGAAGCTTGTGTATTTAGAGTAGTGACGTGCAGATCAGgcctttctctttgtttgtgcCAATAAAAAGATATGAagcttttttggggggatttAAACTAAAAAAGAGCACAGTGACACCTGGTGGTTTGTAGAAGCAACTGAAGCACTACAACGCAGCTGATTTATAGTTTTAATATCATCTGTGTGCTATAAAAGTCCAAGAAGCctcagagttgtttttttaatagaagcTATAATACTGTGTGcagtaaatacacacaccaTTGTGAAATATACTGCAGTAAAATAATGAGTAAATGTATAAAAGACAGTTTTGTTCATATGAAAAACTGGTGTGGTGTCCACTATCAGCTGCATGTGATGTTTCATGTGTCACAGTGTAATGTGATTGGAGAatgtcatttataataatatagcTTTTAGTACCTTATTACttggtatgtgtttgtgtgtttctagtAGGGCTCGACTATTCATCAAAACTTAATTGAAATCACAATAATGGCCTAATGCAATGTCAAAAtactattttaaattaaatactaTGGTGCTGCAGAGACGTCCAGGTCCACACATCATACTCTACAGACTGCCacgtttaaatgtttttcaatgaaaatgagaataatgatgtaaaaatatgaattcCCTCTAATATCGCAATTCAGAccttgatttttaaatgactgcGTCACTGCTTCATGTCTGctttttcttctatttatctatctaatattgttttctgttgttaCTGTTGTTTCTCGATGCCACTGAAAGTTAGGATTCCTCCTCAATGGTCTTTAAAAGGTAAAACaaagttaataataaataatttattttttctacaaTCGTTCAGCTCTAGTTTCTACTGTCATATTTCTCCACTATTATCCTCTCTTCCTATTCCACTAAATTCAATGTCACCTAACTAATTGTTTATCTGGATGAAGCCTTTTCTGAAGCATGTGTGACGTCTGAAGCTGCAGAAACCATCATCATAAGTCACCTGATGTTCTTCATTTGCCATAAAACTCTGACCAAATATAATGAAACTGAGCTTCACAGGAGAAATATGTTTCAATGCTTCTGTATTATCCAGCAATCACTAATCTAAAGCATGACTGAAGGGGTTAAAGAGAGCGTTATGGGATGTTTGGACGTACCACATCTCTGGCAGGAGTGTGTTCATCCCTTCCCAgctgtacacatttaaaatggcCAACCAGAATTTACCCCACGAAGGAATCCCTGCTGCACCTCCTGCACAAAACCAAACATACAGACAGCTTTGATATACAGCTGCTTATATAAgtaatataatatcaatatcaacTGCATCATTATCTGACTCTGAACCGTTTCGACATGTTTCAGACCTTTGCTGTGCAGGTTGTTTCTGGCTCGAACCATATCTGGATCATCAGGCTCCACTCCGAGTATCCTTAACGAGGTGTAGCTCAGCGCTGTGCCAAACACGGTCGACTTATCTTCAATATGTCTGCAATAGAAATAAAGAACACACACCCATGATGCTGCTTAATCCATATTCCTGGTGGGCTGCTACTGTACGATTACAGATGTTAATCCATGTTGCAGCATTACATTCAAAGTAGATGCTTATATGATGAATTTAAGACTTTCTACAACTTTTTTAGAGTGTAATTCAATACTTTTCATTGATCATATTGACCCAAGAAAGAGGGTATGATGGGAAACCAGTAGAGACAAAATTACCtgcaattatttattattatatcaatTTTTTTCAGTTCTTCTTAGCAGTATAAGTCCTAAAGATATGACTAATCAAATTAATGCCTGGACCTGAATAAGCAGCAGAGAATGGATTCgccaattaaaatgtattaatcaaTTTAAGACCTTCCTATTAAAAACTAGCACATTTATATTTCTGATGATCAAAAGTTAAAGGTTTTTCACTCACAGTCCCCAGCCTCCATCCGGCAGCTGAACCGAGCGCAGGTATCTCACCATTTCCTTCTTCCAGGCCGCTCCCAGAGGGATTTTAGCCACATGACACGTAATCAGGAGACCTGGGAAGCACCAACATGGACAGATGTAAACACGCTTTCACTCTTGTGGACTTTATGTGTATATTTACTAGATTAATTAAAGTGCTGTACTTCCTCTGAGGACTTAACTGAGGATACTGTTTTCTTCCTGGCATTAACAACATAACAAATATGAGAGGTAGTCTATACTTTTGTGATTCCAGTTTCTATaatatagcttttttttttttttaacaatatctGTAATCTGACTGTTGTTTATGGTATCATTTCTAATTTGAGGAAGAACCTCAGAGTCAGTCtactgcaggggtgtcaaacatgcggcccatgggccagaaccggcccaccgaggggtgcaatccagcccactttccttcctgtgttcttttccatccttccacctgtccttccttccttccttccttccgtctgtctgtccttcctccctttcttccttctgtccttcctaccttccttccttccttccacctgtccttcctcccttccttccttcctcccttccttccctccatctttttaatgatctggcccacatgagatctaattggtctgtatgtggcccttgaatgaaaatgagtttgacacctctggtctacGGTCTTAAAGCTTCTGGAAGTGTGTTTATCTTGTTGCACAGCTGTTCACCAACACTCATAGTAAAGGGGAAGAGGGTATtggtttaaaatgacaaaatgtagcTATTGCAAAGCCCAGGTGTGGACATGATGAAGATGTCTTATCTTACCTGGGAGCAGGAAGAGAGGGCCGCCGTAGTCTCCTGCCCAGTGGCCGTCCTCAGCTTGGAGGTTTCTGTAGAAGTTCATACCTTTCAGAGCAGCATCCACAGCTGTGTGGGCGGCCGGCGAGCCAGACATGAACTTAGTCTGTGGGGAAGGTTTGTGATTAGAGATGAACAAGTTTTCCtaccacagtcctgataaagTTTCATCTCAAACTATCCCAGAGTGCAGCACAGAAAACTAATTTCACTATTATGAAGAATAAAAGAAGATTCAATGCCCACCGTGTCCAGACCCAGCGAATGGGCTTCTAACATGGTTTGTTCTCTGTCTGGAGTTTCTCCATCTTCCACATAACGCCACGTCTGCCTGCCGTCCACATTGGTCAGCCTCCAGCGGCTCAGGTCTGTGACAGGCTCAGTCTTGTACGGCCCTCCTCGCCTCCGCAGGTGTCTGGAAGAGACAACAAGTATTTTTATATGATAGTTCATCTAATTTAGTCTATATACTATTGGGTACTTTGTGGTAAATATAGGACACTATGAAGTCTTGGAAGTATTTTCTCAGCTTGTCAACAGTGAATCCAATAATTCAGCaggtgatgctgctgctggttttTTGGCTCATGATTGAAAGTCTGACACACTGTCAAAAACTGTGTGTACAATATAAAGTAATTGAAGCATTTTCATTATAACCTTACCTCATGTACACTGGTAACTTTCTGCTCTCTGCCCCTtttaaattgtcatttttagtgttttagtgtatctttTATCTTGTCtatgttattatttttctaattggacttttttttttttttttttacttaagaGCTGCTAAACAGATATCCAGGTGTGAGGAATACATTTGCTCCTATTTGAGTCTGTCAGGGAAAAAGGCTGCTCAGTTTAATGGCATCAGTTGTGATATGTGTAAACACACCGACATGCTTACAaatgtattatatgtatgttGGTATCTGTCAATCTCAAGTATTCCAAACCAAcaaccatcagactgtacaacactACAGCttccagtacctcccactcccacattgcacacatgtatataatctcaggaatttctgcatattgcacttttatagattgcacatttatttaaatatagatggtttactgtatatagtatttcattttatttatttgatcacTTTTACCCTTATGCTGCAACTTTTCCCCccactgtactgctgtgtcaatAAAGATGCATCTTATATTTTATCTTACAATTCATTCGTGCAGTGGTTGACAAAGTAGTtagagttttttatttttttgctaaaTGTATTACAGTATGAAAAGTTAAATAACTTAATTTACAGGACTATTTGTTCAGTCTATCATTAGACACAGGCTTTATCTGACATTTACAGAAACGTACTGTTGTAATAAAGTAGATTTTCGGACATTATTCgttaaataaacatataaaatactcACGTCCCCTCCGTCATCGCCGCAGTTGTCAGATACAGAGGTAAATACTCCAATGAACCGAATGAATTCATTTCTTTTCACTCACTCTTAAGTTTCGGCCCCTTTCTTCGCTTCTCATGGGAATTGTAGTTCTTTAAGGAGCGTATAATTAGCGATTCAACGCAGCTTCGACTACATTTCCCAGCAGGCCAAGCGGTGCCGTCCGACGCGCATTCTACATGGAAAGACATGAGCAGAGACGCggctgaccaatcacagagcaaGTGGGCGGTGAAGAGGGCGGGTCTGTGGCGCGCTCCTCCAATCAGAGCGCTCCTACAGTCAATAGTACACATGTGCTCACCAATAGATTGTTATGACCAAATGACAGCCTGTTAAAGCTACTGAATGACAGATGgaccacatttacattaaaaataacacttttattcattatttagcTATGTGACAATTTCATTAAtagtataaaaacaaaaacaaacaaaactgaagGTTGGTTGTAACTGGTTTAACAAATATAAATCATTCAACAGGTGtttaaaagagacaaaaagcaACTTTTCACCAATTTCTGAACTATAAGAATGAGGTCTATGCAAAATAACATAATCTTAGACATTGTATATGCACTTGCACATGTGTTTAAATTACACATGCAAAGTCAATGGCAGAAAATTAAACAGAACTTCTTGATTTTTCTCCTTCTTGTACAAACTcagacctcacacacacacacacacacacactgatgacctCAACAGTCCAAGAAGAAAAACTGACAACAAAGAGAGCTCAGAGTCGCCATAATTTCATCAATGAAATCAAAAATACTCTCTATTGTAAGCAGACAGGTTTGGTTGTCCTCAGTTTTCAaacagttacaaaaaaaaagaaaccctaaATTGAAACGAACAGTTCATCAGTCATCCACGATGCTCAGCAGACCATTCAGCTTCAGTCTGCAGGCTAATTCTTCTTCTTGGCTTGCCAAAATCTGTTGCTCGAGTTCCTTCAGTCGCCACGCCATCGATACAGGAGCGGTCTTGGGCCAGTCTGCTTTCTCTGACAGCTCATCAGGCTCCGATTCCTGgaaagtcaagtcaatttttgTTCGGTTAAGGTTTTCTGTGACTGTTAATGTAAAATTCAAGAGTAAAGCTCGGTCAGTTTTGGCCAAATCTGCCACTTTCTGTAATTCTACTACCTAGATTGACTGTGTGAATGAGCAAATACATCTCTGGATCACTGAGTGAGGTGAGTGGAGATGTCTTACCTCTGTGAGAGCGGCGTCTCGAGTCTTGGCTGCGGGTGCGTGCGATAGGATTGTGGGCATGGACAgcagggtggaggaaggaatgaaaagcgGAGTAGACAAGTGGTCGAAGGCGTCACCGTCCAGCCAGCGCTGAAGCTGCTCCATGCTCCTGCAGAGACGTACAGCAGTGTGTGAGTCACATGACAGATTCTGTATAATCTCTGCAGTATAAACGTGCCAAGAACTATTTTTCTTTGCTTATGCCAGATACAatcatctcttcctctttcaaGACTGTTGATAAGATAAATGTAGCTGTGTCTGTACCTTTTGCTTTCAGCCTTCTCCTCTTCTAACCCCCGGAGGACTTTGTGGGCCAGCAGCTCCTCCGATGTGGGAGTGTGTGAGACGTCCAGCGGCGCCGTCGGGGCCTTGAAAGGCTCCAAAGGATTGCTGAACAACCGCTGCCTGAGAGACAGACTGGTGGGTGTGGCACAAGCAGCTGCGCTCGCCCTGTG encodes the following:
- the lss gene encoding lanosterol synthase: MNSFGSLEYLPLYLTTAAMTEGTHLRRRGGPYKTEPVTDLSRWRLTNVDGRQTWRYVEDGETPDREQTMLEAHSLGLDTTKFMSGSPAAHTAVDAALKGMNFYRNLQAEDGHWAGDYGGPLFLLPGLLITCHVAKIPLGAAWKKEMVRYLRSVQLPDGGWGLHIEDKSTVFGTALSYTSLRILGVEPDDPDMVRARNNLHSKGGAAGIPSWGKFWLAILNVYSWEGMNTLLPEMWLFPTWMPAHPSTLWCHCRQVYLPMSYCYAVRLAAEEDSLVLSLRQELYVQDYATIDWPAQRNNVAACDIYTPHSTLLTVAYMVLNVYEAHHSSTLRGMAVKELYDHIQADDRFTKCISIGPISKTINMLVRWYVDGPSSPVFQEHVSRIPDYLWLGLDGLKMQGTNGSQLWDTCFAVQAFLEAGAQDNPRLAECLRDAHQFLAHTQIPDNPPEYQKYYRQMNKGGFPFSTRDCGWIVADCTAEGLKSVMLLQELCSSINQPIRSDRLYDAVNVLLSMKNSDGGFATYETKRGGKLLELLNPSEVFGDIMIDYTYVECTSAVMQALRHFQKAHPEHRAEEISSTLREGLEYCRKVQRPDGSWEGSWGVCFTYGAWFGLEAFACMGHVYKDEDVCVEVQKACQFLLDWQMPDGGWGEDFESCEQRCYIQSSEAQIHNTCWALLGLMAVRHPDQRAIERGVQLLIDKQLPNGDWPQENISGVFNKSCAISYTSYRNVFPIWTLGRFSTLYPFSPLTGKVKL